A window from Hymenobacter volaticus encodes these proteins:
- a CDS encoding pyridoxal phosphate-dependent aminotransferase: protein MSLISLASGYGNFLSASEVTSRVVNLLHVGRLPVSPVEGLLALREALATNYHQQEGPPITPANIVVTPGTKAALFALLNAVLHPGDEVLLPTPNWFGFWELAERAGGVVRELPLNNADNYALTPEVLQAAITPKTRVIIFTNPNNPTGRIYRRTEVEALLAVTRQYPQLFVLSDEIYDGICFASEPVPSLLSFPDPNGQHLVVNGFSKSLTLLGWNIGYLVAPPAVARACARQQFATGGAVAVPSQIAALAATEARSTITTTLQQQLLPNRQRLLDFLTTLPGALPHLPGGTYYAFPDLRSFLAPGLAPADASGQLVTKLKTAGVVVVDGATCGAPGFARLSYAVPAAELTEAIRRLTTVLR from the coding sequence ATGTCACTTATTAGCCTTGCCTCTGGTTACGGCAATTTTCTGTCGGCATCCGAAGTCACTTCCCGCGTAGTAAATCTGCTGCACGTGGGCCGCTTGCCCGTAAGTCCGGTAGAGGGGTTATTGGCACTGCGCGAAGCACTGGCGACCAACTACCATCAGCAGGAGGGCCCACCCATAACGCCGGCGAATATTGTTGTTACGCCTGGCACCAAGGCGGCACTGTTTGCTCTACTGAACGCAGTGCTACATCCCGGCGACGAAGTGCTGCTGCCCACCCCCAATTGGTTTGGTTTCTGGGAATTAGCAGAACGTGCTGGTGGCGTGGTACGCGAACTGCCCTTAAACAACGCCGACAACTACGCACTGACTCCCGAGGTTTTGCAGGCCGCTATCACCCCAAAAACACGGGTGATAATTTTCACGAACCCCAACAATCCAACGGGCCGCATCTACCGGCGTACCGAGGTTGAAGCTCTGCTAGCCGTCACGCGTCAGTACCCACAGCTTTTTGTGCTGTCCGACGAGATTTACGACGGTATTTGCTTTGCGTCTGAGCCAGTGCCTTCCCTTCTTTCTTTCCCCGACCCCAACGGTCAGCACCTAGTGGTAAATGGCTTTTCCAAGTCGTTGACGCTGCTGGGCTGGAACATTGGGTACCTTGTGGCGCCGCCTGCGGTGGCGCGGGCTTGTGCCCGGCAACAATTTGCTACCGGTGGTGCCGTGGCCGTACCTAGCCAGATAGCAGCCCTGGCGGCCACCGAGGCCCGCTCAACCATCACCACCACCCTGCAACAACAGCTGCTCCCAAACCGGCAGCGCCTGCTCGACTTTCTGACTACGCTACCAGGGGCCTTACCGCATTTGCCGGGTGGCACTTACTACGCCTTCCCCGATCTGCGCTCCTTCCTCGCGCCAGGTCTAGCACCCGCCGATGCCTCCGGGCAATTGGTGACGAAACTAAAAACCGCCGGCGTTGTCGTGGTGGACGGCGCAACCTGCGGGGCGCCTGGCTTTGCTCGGTTGTCGTATGCTGTACCGGCAGCTGAACTAACGGAAGCTATTCGTAGGCTTACGACTGTTCTTCGGTAA
- a CDS encoding MATE family efflux transporter, with protein MSLTALRPHLKPLLLLAYPVVLSQLGHVLVNVCDSVVVGQTGKVPLAAVGVGVSVSTVVMIFGLGLSMGITPLVAAANGKRDVQQLGRLLVAGVWLSTLAGLVLAVAGTGVASLLKYLGQTTEVVALAAPWVRIMFLSFLPLMIFQGFKQFAEGLGLTRQAMYLSVLANIVNAGLCVVLVFGKFGIPGFGMIGSAWATLLARILMAVLMGAYVLRAARLRPYREAVQSWLRPNGATLKRLVGIGAPIGFQMMFEMGAFSFSHIMIGWLGVTPQAAHQIAINVASVTYMAASGIAAAATIRVGNLRGLGDAHGARQAGLAAYLLAFLFMATMGLLLVAARHYVPHLYNHDPAVVAQAATLLLIAAAFQVSDGLQVVGLGALRGLEDVKVPSLVALLSYWVVALPLGYGLGFGLKMGSIGVWLGLLTGLTLVAGVLLWRFRQHSIVPTPPAAVLAGH; from the coding sequence ATGTCGCTCACTGCCCTCCGCCCTCACCTCAAACCCCTTCTTTTACTGGCCTATCCGGTTGTGCTCAGCCAACTAGGGCACGTGCTGGTCAACGTCTGCGACTCCGTAGTGGTCGGGCAGACGGGGAAGGTGCCGCTGGCCGCCGTAGGAGTTGGGGTAAGTGTGAGCACCGTAGTCATGATTTTCGGGCTTGGGTTGTCGATGGGCATCACGCCCCTGGTGGCAGCCGCCAATGGAAAACGCGACGTGCAACAACTCGGCCGTTTGCTGGTAGCCGGGGTGTGGTTGAGTACCCTGGCGGGGCTCGTGCTTGCCGTGGCCGGCACTGGTGTTGCGTCTCTCTTAAAATACCTAGGGCAAACCACCGAAGTAGTAGCCTTGGCCGCCCCTTGGGTACGGATTATGTTTTTGTCTTTCCTACCGCTCATGATATTCCAGGGCTTCAAGCAATTCGCCGAAGGCTTAGGACTCACACGGCAGGCCATGTACTTATCGGTTTTGGCCAACATCGTCAACGCCGGACTTTGCGTTGTGCTGGTGTTTGGCAAGTTCGGAATTCCAGGCTTTGGCATGATTGGCTCAGCCTGGGCTACGTTACTGGCCCGTATCCTGATGGCGGTGCTTATGGGGGCGTACGTGTTGCGGGCGGCCCGCTTGCGTCCCTACCGAGAGGCGGTGCAGTCGTGGCTGCGGCCCAACGGCGCCACCCTGAAACGCTTGGTGGGCATTGGAGCGCCCATTGGCTTCCAGATGATGTTTGAAATGGGCGCTTTTAGCTTCTCCCACATCATGATTGGTTGGCTGGGCGTCACGCCGCAAGCGGCTCACCAAATTGCCATCAATGTGGCGTCGGTCACGTACATGGCCGCCAGTGGCATTGCGGCGGCGGCCACCATTCGGGTAGGCAATCTGCGGGGCCTAGGCGATGCCCACGGTGCCCGGCAGGCTGGCCTGGCAGCGTATCTGCTGGCTTTTCTGTTTATGGCTACTATGGGGTTGCTGCTGGTAGCGGCCCGCCACTACGTGCCGCACCTCTACAACCACGACCCCGCCGTGGTGGCTCAAGCAGCCACGCTGCTGCTTATTGCCGCTGCTTTCCAGGTGTCTGATGGTTTGCAAGTAGTTGGGCTTGGCGCTTTACGGGGCCTCGAAGACGTGAAAGTACCTTCCCTAGTAGCCCTGTTGTCTTACTGGGTTGTGGCACTCCCGCTGGGCTACGGACTGGGGTTTGGGCTGAAAATGGGAAGCATCGGCGTGTGGCTGGGCTTGCTCACAGGCCTAACGCTGGTAGCCGGTGTACTGCTTTGGCGCTTCCGGCAGCATAGCATCGTTCCTACCCCACCAGCCGCCGTACTCGCGGGCCACTAA
- a CDS encoding DUF922 domain-containing protein, translating to MTFFSFLLLLLSQNPTAPKPAQATPAKETIAWSAQRPLTWTDFKSKPMPADRLAALTSGNIDVQVGCTDFVFSSSVKAVFLPQESWVRDAAKATPTLLRHEQLHFDITELHARMLRQKLSLVKLNCQHLNPAFNNLTRAAFSAWQREEARYDQETNHGLNADKQKFWEAQVQVRLTQLVAFAQ from the coding sequence ATGACTTTTTTCTCGTTTCTCCTGCTTCTGCTTTCTCAGAATCCAACGGCTCCGAAGCCCGCTCAAGCAACTCCTGCCAAAGAAACCATAGCCTGGTCAGCGCAACGCCCCCTCACCTGGACCGACTTCAAAAGCAAGCCCATGCCTGCCGACCGTCTGGCGGCCCTCACGTCCGGCAACATCGACGTGCAGGTAGGTTGTACCGATTTTGTGTTTAGCTCCAGCGTCAAAGCGGTATTTCTGCCGCAAGAGTCGTGGGTGCGCGATGCCGCCAAGGCCACACCGACCTTGCTGCGCCACGAGCAACTCCATTTCGACATCACGGAACTGCACGCCCGCATGCTGCGGCAAAAACTAAGCTTGGTAAAGCTGAATTGCCAGCACCTTAACCCGGCTTTCAACAACCTCACAAGAGCAGCATTTTCGGCTTGGCAACGCGAGGAAGCGCGCTACGACCAAGAAACCAACCATGGCCTCAACGCCGATAAGCAGAAGTTCTGGGAAGCGCAGGTACAAGTGCGCCTCACCCAACTCGTTGCCTTCGCCCAGTAA
- a CDS encoding tRNA-binding protein yields the protein MSSTITWADFERVDLRVGTILEAREFREARRPAYQLLVDLGPEIGQKRSSAQITRHYQPADLIGRQVLCVVNFPSKQIGKFMSEVLVTGAADAQGDIVLATLASPVPNGSRLI from the coding sequence ATGTCTTCTACTATCACTTGGGCTGATTTCGAACGAGTTGACCTGCGGGTAGGCACCATCTTGGAAGCTCGCGAGTTTCGGGAGGCACGCCGTCCTGCCTATCAGCTACTCGTCGACTTAGGTCCCGAAATAGGCCAGAAACGCTCTAGTGCGCAGATTACGCGCCACTACCAGCCCGCCGACCTGATAGGGCGGCAAGTGCTGTGCGTCGTCAATTTCCCGTCCAAGCAAATCGGCAAGTTCATGTCGGAAGTGCTGGTAACGGGTGCCGCCGACGCGCAAGGCGACATTGTGCTGGCTACGCTAGCTAGCCCGGTTCCTAATGGCAGCCGGTTGATATAA
- a CDS encoding DUF4296 domain-containing protein, whose translation MKNLLFRAYSFRFSLLLAGTLFGCQRQDDVPPPQPLMPRQQLVSVLADLHLLEARVETSRLSPDSARALYLQQQKDIFWRRDINDSLFQRSFRYYASHGKDLDDIYGTVLDTLAARQAKLGAPK comes from the coding sequence GTGAAAAACTTGCTATTTCGTGCTTACTCGTTCAGGTTTAGCCTACTGCTTGCCGGGACGCTGTTCGGCTGCCAACGCCAAGATGATGTGCCGCCGCCCCAGCCCCTTATGCCCCGCCAGCAACTCGTGAGCGTATTAGCCGATTTGCATTTGCTGGAAGCACGGGTGGAAACCTCGCGCCTTTCGCCTGATTCGGCCCGGGCGCTTTACCTGCAACAGCAAAAAGACATTTTCTGGCGTCGGGACATAAATGATTCGCTGTTTCAGCGAAGCTTCCGCTACTACGCCAGCCACGGCAAAGACCTCGACGATATTTACGGTACTGTGCTCGACACCTTGGCCGCGCGTCAAGCAAAACTTGGTGCCCCAAAGTAA
- a CDS encoding DUF58 domain-containing protein, protein MNSPTPTPFQLLVRKLRQVEIRMLKAVDAQLQGNFHSVFKGTGLEFDDVRLYQYGDEVRAIDWAVSSKGHGTFIKTYKEEREQQVLLLFDVSGSQQVGAANRRKLDVGREICGILALAAARQDAQLGLLAFSDQKELYMPPGKGVRHAYALIKQLFNLEPKSKQTAVGAGIKQALGLLKRRSIILLISDFIDTAYERELTMLARKHDLVVVQLLDQREREFPPLGIVPLFDQESGRTVWTNTSSAGFRARYRATYEQNRSQIGQICRRHRTEYLSIATDADYVPQLIRLFRRRNLRAGRG, encoded by the coding sequence ATGAACTCCCCTACTCCCACTCCGTTTCAGTTGCTTGTACGCAAGCTTCGGCAGGTGGAAATCCGGATGCTGAAGGCAGTGGATGCGCAATTGCAAGGCAATTTTCATTCCGTGTTTAAAGGAACAGGGCTCGAATTTGATGATGTTCGCCTTTACCAATATGGCGACGAGGTGCGGGCCATTGACTGGGCAGTATCCAGCAAAGGCCACGGTACATTCATTAAAACGTACAAGGAAGAGCGGGAACAGCAAGTGCTGCTACTTTTCGACGTGAGTGGGTCTCAACAAGTGGGCGCGGCCAACCGCCGCAAGCTAGATGTCGGCCGGGAAATTTGTGGAATCCTTGCCTTGGCAGCTGCCCGGCAAGACGCGCAGCTCGGTCTGCTGGCTTTTTCCGATCAGAAAGAGCTGTATATGCCGCCCGGTAAAGGCGTGCGCCACGCGTATGCCCTCATCAAGCAGTTGTTCAATTTAGAGCCCAAGTCCAAGCAGACGGCCGTGGGAGCCGGCATCAAACAGGCCCTAGGGCTGCTGAAACGGCGCAGTATCATCCTCCTGATTTCCGACTTCATTGACACTGCCTACGAGCGGGAACTCACCATGCTGGCCCGCAAGCACGATCTGGTAGTGGTGCAATTGCTTGACCAGCGCGAGCGGGAATTTCCGCCCCTCGGCATTGTACCCCTCTTCGACCAGGAATCGGGCCGCACCGTCTGGACCAATACGTCGTCGGCGGGTTTTCGGGCCCGCTACCGCGCCACCTACGAGCAAAACCGCTCGCAGATCGGGCAGATCTGCCGCCGGCACCGCACCGAATACCTTTCCATTGCCACCGATGCCGACTACGTTCCTCAACTTATCCGGCTGTTTCGGCGGCGCAACTTGCGGGCAGGGCGTGGGTAA
- a CDS encoding vWA domain-containing protein — MQLWQQIIGPMVDSLRYATLASYAWEMPRLLFLIAGIPLLFVARWLLAYRRRSKLGVAFVQGQVRRDWSAGLRFIPDVVLALSMAFGVVALARPQRTDERVVQLGEGIDIVLVLDVSGSMELGDLRPNRLEAAKRMAHEFVDGRSGDRLGLVVFAGDAYSLAPLTTDYELLRESIDGLKLGMIANDGTAIGTALGVATNRLRDSHSRTRVCILLSDGENTAGSLDPLTAAQLAHAYGMKIYTIGLGQDGVVPFGTDGFGRTNYVNTRLDETTMRQIAEAAEGQFFRATDNAALRQVFQRINRYEKSEIKQTRFRNTRDYYRIYLFWCVGLWLLWLGLKNTFLTNALED, encoded by the coding sequence ATGCAGCTTTGGCAACAGATTATTGGCCCCATGGTAGATAGCCTGCGCTATGCCACGCTAGCCAGTTATGCCTGGGAGATGCCGCGGTTGCTGTTTCTGATTGCGGGCATTCCGCTGTTGTTTGTGGCGCGCTGGCTGCTGGCGTACCGACGGCGTAGCAAGCTAGGCGTAGCTTTCGTGCAGGGCCAGGTCCGCCGCGACTGGAGCGCGGGGCTACGCTTTATTCCGGATGTGGTACTGGCTTTGAGTATGGCCTTTGGTGTTGTGGCGCTGGCCCGTCCACAGCGCACCGACGAACGAGTAGTGCAGTTGGGTGAGGGCATTGATATTGTGCTCGTGCTCGACGTATCGGGCTCGATGGAACTCGGCGACTTGCGCCCGAACCGTTTGGAGGCGGCCAAACGCATGGCCCATGAGTTTGTGGATGGCCGCTCCGGCGACCGGCTCGGACTGGTGGTTTTCGCGGGCGACGCCTATTCCCTTGCCCCGCTTACCACCGATTATGAACTGCTGCGCGAAAGTATCGACGGCCTGAAGCTCGGCATGATTGCCAACGACGGCACGGCCATTGGCACCGCCCTCGGCGTAGCCACTAACCGTCTGCGCGACTCGCATAGCCGCACGCGGGTCTGTATTTTGCTCTCCGACGGTGAAAACACCGCCGGCAGCCTTGATCCACTTACGGCGGCTCAACTAGCCCATGCTTACGGCATGAAAATCTATACCATCGGGCTGGGGCAAGATGGCGTGGTACCTTTCGGTACCGATGGCTTTGGCCGCACCAACTACGTCAATACCCGCCTCGATGAAACCACAATGCGCCAAATTGCTGAAGCCGCGGAAGGCCAGTTTTTCCGCGCCACCGACAACGCTGCGCTCCGCCAAGTATTCCAGCGCATCAATCGCTACGAGAAATCAGAAATCAAGCAGACCCGTTTCCGTAATACTCGGGACTATTACCGCATCTATTTGTTTTGGTGTGTAGGCTTGTGGCTGCTCTGGCTCGGGCTGAAAAACACGTTTCTTACCAACGCTTTAGAGGATTAG
- a CDS encoding YggS family pyridoxal phosphate-dependent enzyme: protein MSISSQIQFFESQLAGTNCRLVTVTKTHPVERLQEAYDAGARLFGENKVQEMAAKQPELPADIEWHLIGHLQTNKVKYIAPFVHTIQSVDSLKLLLEMEKQAAKHNRVINGLLQFHIAAEETKTGLTLAEAEEILQSEAYKSLQHVRLTGVMAIATNTPDETQLRREFSELSGYFELLKSRYFTGNEAFREISMGMSSDYQLAIAEGSTLIRVGSAIFGSRN from the coding sequence ATGTCCATATCCAGCCAAATTCAGTTCTTCGAAAGTCAATTAGCAGGCACCAACTGCCGCCTAGTCACCGTCACGAAAACGCACCCAGTGGAGCGCTTGCAAGAAGCCTACGACGCTGGCGCGCGGCTTTTTGGGGAAAACAAAGTTCAGGAAATGGCCGCTAAGCAGCCCGAGTTGCCTGCCGATATCGAGTGGCACCTCATTGGGCATTTGCAAACTAACAAGGTCAAATACATAGCTCCGTTCGTGCACACCATCCAGAGCGTGGACAGCTTAAAACTGCTGCTGGAGATGGAAAAGCAGGCAGCCAAGCACAACCGCGTCATCAACGGGCTACTTCAGTTTCATATTGCTGCGGAGGAAACCAAAACGGGCCTCACCCTTGCGGAAGCAGAGGAAATCTTGCAATCCGAAGCATACAAAAGTTTGCAGCACGTCCGCCTGACCGGGGTTATGGCCATTGCTACCAACACTCCTGACGAAACTCAGCTACGTCGGGAGTTCAGCGAGTTGAGCGGTTACTTCGAACTACTGAAATCTCGCTACTTCACTGGCAATGAGGCGTTCCGAGAAATATCGATGGGCATGAGTTCCGATTACCAGTTGGCTATTGCCGAAGGCAGCACGCTCATCCGCGTAGGCAGCGCTATTTTTGGCAGCAGAAACTAA
- a CDS encoding DUF423 domain-containing protein: MTARIILQLAALLGALGVGIGAFGAHGLRPMLEASGRFDTFETAVRYQFYHALGLLAVGILLHARPELRLLSTTAWLWLGGVLLFSGSLYLLCFTGITKLGAVAPIGGLLLIAGWITLLLAARQV; the protein is encoded by the coding sequence ATGACCGCACGAATTATTTTGCAGCTGGCAGCCCTGTTAGGCGCACTAGGCGTAGGTATTGGCGCTTTTGGGGCCCACGGCCTACGCCCGATGCTGGAGGCTTCCGGCCGCTTCGACACCTTTGAAACTGCCGTACGCTACCAGTTCTATCATGCCTTGGGCTTGCTGGCGGTGGGCATCTTACTACACGCACGCCCCGAATTGCGGCTCCTGAGCACTACGGCTTGGCTATGGCTAGGTGGCGTACTGCTATTTAGCGGTTCGCTTTACTTGCTGTGCTTCACTGGCATTACCAAGCTAGGTGCCGTAGCGCCCATAGGGGGTCTACTGCTCATTGCCGGTTGGATCACGCTGCTGCTAGCGGCCCGACAGGTATAA
- a CDS encoding DUF1573 domain-containing protein: MKKAFVLALSLACAGFGAQAQTAAVKPANAQVKPAGPQIQFDEMKYDFGSAKQGEVVTHVFKFKNVGTQPLVISNIQVSCGCTTPEWTKDPVMPGKTGTITANFNTTGKMGMQNKVLTVESNSAAGNAMVSVVGEVKEASTVSAEKTESAAAGDKTKLKVDDSKMKAKKKS; encoded by the coding sequence ATGAAAAAAGCATTCGTACTTGCCCTGTCGCTGGCTTGCGCTGGCTTCGGCGCCCAGGCCCAGACGGCCGCCGTAAAGCCTGCCAATGCCCAGGTGAAGCCAGCTGGTCCGCAGATCCAGTTCGATGAAATGAAGTACGACTTCGGTTCCGCCAAGCAAGGTGAGGTAGTAACCCACGTCTTCAAATTCAAGAACGTAGGCACTCAGCCCCTCGTAATTTCCAACATTCAGGTGAGCTGCGGCTGCACTACGCCCGAGTGGACGAAAGACCCAGTGATGCCTGGTAAAACTGGTACCATCACGGCCAACTTCAACACAACCGGCAAAATGGGTATGCAGAACAAAGTGCTAACGGTTGAGTCGAATTCGGCAGCCGGTAATGCTATGGTATCGGTAGTGGGTGAAGTGAAAGAAGCCTCCACGGTATCTGCCGAGAAAACCGAGTCTGCCGCCGCTGGCGACAAGACCAAGCTGAAAGTTGACGACAGCAAAATGAAAGCAAAGAAGAAGTCGTAA
- a CDS encoding ATP-dependent DNA helicase — protein MLSLRTPSVRDHFPYEPTQDQSTLFQKLDLFLKDDLPGRKAFVLRGYAGTGKTTVVSALVQWLHKLGRKYVLMAPTGRAAKVMSAYAGVPASTIHKKIYRQTSGTPSQGLSFQRQPNRAQDTLFIVDEASMISDEKAFGENGLLDDLMNYVFEKPSNRLLLIGDTAQLPPVGQLLSPALDPELLRHRFRATVDGVELRQVMRQAEQSGILMNATVLREELRQEQPNIQFVTGGYPDLFKMGGDKLEDGLRWAYKNFGHENTTIICRSNKNANQYNQLIRRVLFEAEEEIESGDYLMVVRNNYFWLPKDSEMGFLANGDFVQVVKIIRRTEEFGFRFADARVRLVDYPDEPDMEIKLLLDTLHTESPALPADRSKELYEAVGKDYEHLTTKRDKSAALRKDPFLNALQVKFAYALTCHKAQGGQWQAVFVDHGFLKEDMVNSEFARWLYTAITRASEKLFLLNFNQKLLAEKPEA, from the coding sequence ATGCTTTCTCTTCGTACTCCCTCCGTCCGCGACCATTTTCCTTATGAACCTACGCAGGATCAGTCCACGCTTTTCCAGAAGCTGGATTTGTTTCTGAAAGACGACTTGCCTGGCCGTAAAGCATTTGTGCTGCGGGGGTATGCCGGTACGGGTAAAACCACCGTGGTCAGTGCCCTGGTACAATGGCTGCACAAGCTTGGCCGCAAATACGTGCTGATGGCACCCACCGGCCGCGCCGCCAAGGTGATGAGTGCCTATGCGGGTGTACCAGCCAGCACCATTCATAAGAAAATCTACCGCCAAACCAGCGGCACCCCTTCCCAGGGGCTCTCGTTTCAGCGCCAGCCCAATCGGGCCCAAGACACGCTTTTCATCGTGGACGAGGCTTCGATGATTTCCGATGAAAAAGCTTTCGGAGAAAACGGCCTGCTCGACGATTTGATGAATTACGTGTTTGAAAAGCCGTCGAACCGGTTGTTGCTCATTGGCGATACAGCGCAGTTGCCGCCTGTGGGCCAACTACTGAGCCCGGCCCTTGACCCTGAGTTACTGCGGCACCGCTTCCGAGCCACTGTGGACGGGGTGGAGCTGCGGCAAGTAATGCGTCAGGCCGAGCAGTCGGGGATTTTGATGAACGCTACGGTGCTACGCGAGGAACTGCGGCAAGAGCAGCCCAACATCCAGTTCGTGACGGGCGGTTACCCCGACCTGTTTAAGATGGGCGGCGACAAACTGGAAGACGGCTTGCGCTGGGCCTATAAAAACTTTGGACACGAGAATACAACCATCATCTGCCGCTCCAACAAAAATGCCAACCAGTACAACCAACTGATTCGGCGGGTGCTGTTTGAAGCCGAAGAAGAGATAGAGTCGGGCGACTACCTGATGGTGGTGCGCAACAACTATTTCTGGCTGCCCAAGGATTCGGAAATGGGCTTTCTGGCCAACGGCGACTTTGTGCAGGTAGTTAAAATCATCCGGCGTACCGAGGAATTTGGGTTCCGATTTGCCGATGCCCGCGTGCGCCTCGTGGATTATCCCGACGAGCCAGATATGGAAATCAAGCTCTTGCTTGATACCCTGCACACCGAAAGCCCTGCCCTGCCTGCCGACCGCAGCAAAGAGCTGTACGAAGCCGTAGGCAAGGACTACGAACACCTTACCACCAAGCGCGATAAAAGCGCGGCGCTCCGTAAAGACCCGTTCCTGAACGCGCTACAAGTGAAGTTTGCCTACGCTCTCACTTGCCACAAAGCGCAGGGCGGGCAGTGGCAAGCCGTATTTGTAGACCATGGTTTCTTGAAGGAGGATATGGTGAATTCGGAGTTTGCCCGCTGGTTGTACACAGCTATTACAAGGGCATCGGAGAAACTGTTTTTGTTGAATTTCAACCAGAAGCTATTAGCAGAGAAGCCTGAAGCATAA
- a CDS encoding PaaI family thioesterase — MTTPKTPAPSAFADDSLEARIRRKLTRQHFMHLIGADLTRIEPGRVEAELLLQEQHQQQRGFVHGGLTATMADLVAGFAAVTLVPDDTGVVTVELKTSYLHPGIGKKLRAIGWVLKAGRRLHFCEAEVWCDDLLIAKATATMAVVEPQG, encoded by the coding sequence ATGACTACTCCCAAAACACCCGCCCCGTCGGCGTTTGCCGACGATTCGCTCGAAGCCCGCATCCGCCGCAAACTCACGCGCCAGCACTTCATGCACCTCATTGGCGCCGACCTTACCCGCATCGAGCCGGGCCGCGTAGAAGCCGAACTATTGCTCCAAGAGCAACACCAGCAGCAGCGCGGTTTTGTGCACGGCGGCCTCACCGCCACCATGGCCGACTTAGTTGCCGGCTTCGCTGCCGTTACCCTGGTGCCCGACGATACGGGCGTGGTTACGGTGGAGCTGAAGACCAGCTATTTACATCCCGGTATAGGTAAAAAGCTACGGGCCATAGGCTGGGTGCTGAAGGCCGGGCGCCGCCTGCACTTTTGTGAAGCGGAAGTTTGGTGCGACGACCTACTTATTGCCAAGGCAACGGCTACTATGGCCGTGGTAGAGCCACAGGGCTGA
- a CDS encoding DUF4126 domain-containing protein — MEYILSGALGLALAACSGFRVFVPLLAASIAYHTGVLHPSPGFAWLGSWVAVGALGTATVMEILGYYFPVVDNLLDTITTPASFIAGTVLMTAALPDLDPVVRWGLGVLVGGGTAGIIQTGTTLLRAGSTMGTAGLGNPVLATAENTLAVLGTVLALLLPLLAGGLVLILVLYIATRLRRWRQRRKGRKSGSVVPLA; from the coding sequence ATGGAATACATTTTGAGTGGCGCATTAGGATTAGCCCTTGCGGCGTGCAGTGGCTTTCGGGTATTTGTGCCGCTGCTGGCTGCCAGTATAGCCTATCATACGGGTGTGCTGCACCCTTCACCAGGCTTTGCGTGGTTAGGGAGCTGGGTGGCGGTAGGGGCGCTGGGCACAGCCACAGTTATGGAAATTTTAGGCTACTATTTTCCAGTAGTTGATAATTTGCTGGATACGATAACCACACCAGCTTCGTTTATAGCCGGTACGGTGCTCATGACTGCTGCCTTACCCGACCTCGACCCGGTAGTGCGTTGGGGATTGGGAGTGTTGGTTGGCGGCGGCACAGCGGGCATTATCCAAACGGGCACGACGCTGCTGCGTGCTGGGTCCACGATGGGAACGGCTGGTCTTGGCAATCCGGTGCTGGCCACCGCCGAAAACACGTTGGCCGTGCTTGGAACGGTGCTAGCGTTGCTGCTGCCGCTGCTAGCCGGCGGATTGGTGCTGATACTCGTACTGTATATTGCCACTCGATTGCGGCGTTGGCGGCAGCGCCGCAAGGGCCGCAAATCAGGCTCAGTGGTTCCCTTAGCTTGA
- a CDS encoding NUDIX domain-containing protein, whose translation MSVPESLSTRQLLDSYTGLVRVRVCGLLVQEGALLLAAHRGLLPNDAPFWSPPGGGWQFGETIQACLRREFREETGLDVHVGRFLHLHEYGSADLQALELFFEVTPEDANAIPRLGHDPEHAAEDQLLTKVAFVEPRQLIRLPPTQVHPVLRQIISTDDVFIPQIRFQK comes from the coding sequence ATGTCCGTTCCTGAATCCCTTTCCACCCGTCAGCTCCTCGACTCCTACACCGGCCTTGTGCGCGTACGGGTGTGCGGTCTGCTGGTGCAGGAAGGCGCATTGCTACTGGCCGCTCACCGTGGCTTACTGCCCAATGATGCTCCTTTTTGGTCGCCGCCTGGTGGGGGCTGGCAGTTTGGCGAAACCATCCAAGCTTGTTTGCGGCGCGAGTTTCGGGAAGAAACCGGCTTGGATGTGCATGTCGGCCGGTTTTTGCATCTGCACGAGTACGGCAGCGCCGATTTACAGGCCCTAGAACTATTTTTCGAGGTGACGCCGGAGGATGCCAATGCAATTCCCCGCTTGGGTCACGACCCGGAGCATGCCGCTGAAGATCAGCTTCTCACTAAGGTGGCCTTCGTGGAACCGCGGCAGCTCATTCGGCTACCACCCACCCAAGTGCACCCCGTACTCCGCCAGATTATCAGCACCGACGATGTGTTCATTCCGCAAATCCGGTTTCAGAAGTAA